ATTCCACGGTGTCCACCGAATAAGATAGACCGGGGCGTTGATGCTCAATGACGGACAGATCAAAATGGGGATTCCCCTCAACAGCGAGCCGGGTCATTTCCAAACGATCTTCTGCATCCATCCGTTCCGGCTCAGACTTGTGGGGCGGCCGGGCCGAAGGGACAAAGAAAATCCTTTCAAGTGAAAAACCCTCCCGGATCTCCTCCGCCACAATCAGATGTCCCAGGTGAATGGGATTGAATGTCCCGCCGAATATCCCGATACGCATGGATGATGCCCGCTTGTTTTTTCGATGCCTTTAAAAATATCCTTCATTCTCGGATCTGCCCGTCCCCGTAGATGATGAACTTATAGGTGGTGAGTTCCTCAAGGCCCATGGGGCCTCTGGCATGAAGGCGGTTGGTGCTGATTCCGATCTCCGCACCGAGGCCGAATTCATAGCCGTCGGTAAACCGGGTCGAGGCATTGACATAAACAGCGGCGGCATCCACCTCCGTAAGGAAGCGCCTTGCCCCGGCATAATCGCTGGTCACGATGGCCTCGGAGTGCTGAGAGCCGTACTTTGTGATATGCTCGACGGCCTGCTCCAGCGAACTCACCACTCGGACTGATAAAATCAAATCATTATATTCGGTATACCAGTCTTGCTCCTCGGCCTCCTTGCACCCGGGAATCAACGCACGCGTCTTGGGGCATCCCCGGATTTCAACCCCTGCCTTGAAGAGACGTTTACCGAGACGCGGGAGAAATGAGCCGGCGATCTCTTCATGAACGAGGAGTGTCTCCATGGCATTGCAGACCCCGGGCCGCTGGCATTTGGCATTAATACAGATCTTCTCGGCCATATCGAAATCCGCATAACGGTCCACATAGGTATGACAGACCCCCTTGTCGTGCTTGATGACCGGTATGGCGGAGTTCTCACAGACGGTCCGGATCAACCCTGCTCCCCCTCTTGGGATGATGAGATCGATATACCGGTCCATTTTCAGAAGATGCATGACCGCTTCCCGGTCAGGAACATCTATAAACTGAATCGCCCCGTCCGGAACACCCGCATCCCCGGCGGATTCCGCAAGAATCTTGGCGATCGCGGCATTGGAGCGGATGGCCTCGGAGCCCCCCCTGAGGACCACGGCGTTTCCGGCCTTCAGACACAGGCTCGCCGCATCCGCCGTGACATTGGGCCTGGATTCGTAGATGATCCCAATGACCCCGATCGGAACACGGACCTTCCCGATCTGAAGATTGTTCGGCCTTTTCCACATCCGCATCACCTCACCTACCGGATCCGGGAGCGCCGCAACCTCACGCAGCCCCGCGGCCATGGCCTGGATCCTCTGGTCGTTGAGCAGGAGCCGGTCCATCATGGCCTTGGAAAGTCCTTTGCTTTCTGCGGCCTCCATATCCTTCCGGTTCTCCTCTTTGATGGAGCCCGCCTCGGTTTTTAGGCGTTCCGCCATCAGGAGCAGGGCCCTGTTCTTGGTCCCTGAATTCAGACTCACAAGCCTCCGGGAGGCTTCCCTGGCTTTTTGAACCTTCTTCTCCACATCTCCCTGCAGGCTCATACCTCTCTCCTCATTCAAGAATAACCAGATTATCCCGATGGATGACCTCGTCGTAATACTTGTACCCCAGGATCTTTTCGATCTCTCCGGTCTTTCTTCCCATAATTTTTTCAATCTCGTAGGAATGATAATTAACCAATCCTCGTGCGATCTCCTCTCCTCTCGGGCCCAGGCAGCTCACCGGATCGCCGATTTCGAACCGGCCCGATACCGCCTTGATCCCGGACGGGAGCAAGCTTTTCCCCTTCTTGAGCAGGGCCTCTGCAGCTCCTGCATCCAGATGGAGGCTCCCCTTGGTGTTCAGCGTATAGGCGATCCAGTGTTTCCGGCTGGACAGGGGGTCTTTCCCGGCAAGGAACAAGGTCCCGATCTCCTCTCCCTGAAAGGCCGCCTGTATCGCTCCCTTCTGATGTCCGTCAATAATCAGAGTCGGAGTCCCGAAGGCTGCCGCTGTCCTCGCGGTCAATACCTTGGAACGCATACCGCCGGTCCCGATCCCGCTCATACTGTCACCGGCCATGGCGATAACCTTGTCCGTAACCTTTTCAACCATGGGTATTAAATGGGCGTCTTGATGCAGGTTGGGATCCCGGGAATAGAGCCCGTCCACATCCGACAGGATCAGGAGGAGGTCTGCCCGGACAAGATTCGTGACCAGGGCCGAGAGGTGGTCATTGTCCCCGAACTTGATTTCTTCGACCACGACGGTATCGTTTTCATTGATGATGGGGATCACCTTATAATAGAACAGAGACTCCAAGGCATTTCTTGCATTTAAAAAACGCCGGCGGTTCTTCAGGTCATCGGCGGTCAAAAGAATCTGGGCCACCTTCTTTTTATGTCTGCCGAATGCCTCTTCATAAGACCAGATCAAGTGCCCCTGCCCTACAGCCGCTGCGGCCTGTTTAACCGGAATGTCGGAAGGCCTTTTTTTCAGTCCGAGACGCCCCATGCCTGCGGAAATCGCACCGGATGAGACCACCACGATCTCAATCCTTTTTTTCATCACCGAGACCATCTCATCCGCCAGATCCTGGATTCGATCGGTATCGAGACGCCGTTCGTCGGTCGTGAGGATGCGGCTTCCGATCTTGATCACCGCACGCTTGCATTGACCCATCAGCATTTTCCTATAATTCATGACTCCCTACCTCGACCAGTTCGGAAAGACGCATACAAAGAGACGAAAGACCCTCGCCTGTAACCGCAGATATCGCAAAGAACTCAAGACCATGCCCGGTGCAATAGCCCTTGAGTTTCTCCAGATTCTCCTCTCCCTCTCTGATATCCAGCTTAGAGGCGGCGATCACCTGTTTCTTTTTCGAGAGTTCCGGGTTGTACTGCCGCAGCTCCTCGTTTACCATGAGAAGCGCCTCTACGGGGTCATGGGTACTCGCTGACGAAACATCGACCAGGTGAAGGAGCGCCCTGCAACGTTCTACATGACGTAAAAATAAATCCCCCAATCCGGAGCCGGAATGAGCCCCCCGGATCAATCCGGGAATATCGGCCAGAACAAAAGAGGCCGCCTCTTCGATCTTGACCACGCCCAGGTGCGGAGTCAGGGTGGTAAACGGGTAATCCGCGATCTTGGGCCTGGCCGCGGAGACCTTGGACAGCAGGGTGGATTTCCCTGCGTTGGGGAGCCCAACGATCCCCACATCGGCCAACAGCTTGAGTTCCAGGATGATGGACCGTGTCTCTCCGGGCTCACCGGGCTGGGCAAAACGGGGCGTCTGCATGGTGGCTGTTGCAAAATGAGCGTTCCCTAATCCGCCTCGGCCCCCCAGGACGGCAATCCAGGTCGCGCCGTCGTGCACAAGGTCAGAAAGCACCCCGCCCGATTCCGCATCCCTGATGACCGTACCGCAGGGGACGCGGATCACCAGGTTTTCACCATCCTTGCCGCTCATCCTTTTCCCTTTGCCATGCCGGCCTTTCGGGGCTTGATAATGCTTTTTATAACGGTAATCGATCAGGGTATGGAGATTGCGGTCCGCCTGGATGATGACATCCCCGCCCCTGCCGCCATCCCCCCCGTCCGGCCCTCCTTTAGGGATATACTTTTCCCGGCGGAAGCTGACCGCTCCTCTTCCCCCCGGGCCGGAGCTCACCATAATCTTAGCATAATCGATAAAAATCCCTTGTTTCTCTGATCTGCTGGGTTGGAGGGGCATCATGACGATACGACCATGTTTCGTGGTTGAAACTCATTTTCAGATGTCTTTAGGGAATCTTGAACATGCCGGGAATATTGAATCACATTCCTAACCCGGTTCTGCATTCGGGGCTGGCGCTCACTTGTCTTTTTCACAAAAAAGGGGATCTGGTCTACCCTGTTCCGGTAACCCCAATCCCCTGAGATGTGGATGCTTTAAGTCCTGATGCGTGGACCAGGAGCGGATTTTGTCAGTTAGAAGCAGCGTATATGCTGATCCTTTTCTTGTCTTTGCCTTTTCTT
This window of the Nitrospirae bacterium CG2_30_53_67 genome carries:
- a CDS encoding glutamate-5-semialdehyde dehydrogenase, with the protein product MSLQGDVEKKVQKAREASRRLVSLNSGTKNRALLLMAERLKTEAGSIKEENRKDMEAAESKGLSKAMMDRLLLNDQRIQAMAAGLREVAALPDPVGEVMRMWKRPNNLQIGKVRVPIGVIGIIYESRPNVTADAASLCLKAGNAVVLRGGSEAIRSNAAIAKILAESAGDAGVPDGAIQFIDVPDREAVMHLLKMDRYIDLIIPRGGAGLIRTVCENSAIPVIKHDKGVCHTYVDRYADFDMAEKICINAKCQRPGVCNAMETLLVHEEIAGSFLPRLGKRLFKAGVEIRGCPKTRALIPGCKEAEEQDWYTEYNDLILSVRVVSSLEQAVEHITKYGSQHSEAIVTSDYAGARRFLTEVDAAAVYVNASTRFTDGYEFGLGAEIGISTNRLHARGPMGLEELTTYKFIIYGDGQIRE
- a CDS encoding GTPase ObgE, with the translated sequence MPLQPSRSEKQGIFIDYAKIMVSSGPGGRGAVSFRREKYIPKGGPDGGDGGRGGDVIIQADRNLHTLIDYRYKKHYQAPKGRHGKGKRMSGKDGENLVIRVPCGTVIRDAESGGVLSDLVHDGATWIAVLGGRGGLGNAHFATATMQTPRFAQPGEPGETRSIILELKLLADVGIVGLPNAGKSTLLSKVSAARPKIADYPFTTLTPHLGVVKIEEAASFVLADIPGLIRGAHSGSGLGDLFLRHVERCRALLHLVDVSSASTHDPVEALLMVNEELRQYNPELSKKKQVIAASKLDIREGEENLEKLKGYCTGHGLEFFAISAVTGEGLSSLCMRLSELVEVGSHEL
- a CDS encoding glutamate 5-kinase, whose protein sequence is MLMGQCKRAVIKIGSRILTTDERRLDTDRIQDLADEMVSVMKKRIEIVVVSSGAISAGMGRLGLKKRPSDIPVKQAAAAVGQGHLIWSYEEAFGRHKKKVAQILLTADDLKNRRRFLNARNALESLFYYKVIPIINENDTVVVEEIKFGDNDHLSALVTNLVRADLLLILSDVDGLYSRDPNLHQDAHLIPMVEKVTDKVIAMAGDSMSGIGTGGMRSKVLTARTAAAFGTPTLIIDGHQKGAIQAAFQGEEIGTLFLAGKDPLSSRKHWIAYTLNTKGSLHLDAGAAEALLKKGKSLLPSGIKAVSGRFEIGDPVSCLGPRGEEIARGLVNYHSYEIEKIMGRKTGEIEKILGYKYYDEVIHRDNLVILE